The nucleotide sequence TGCAAGGCCGGGCTGACCGGACCCATAACCCCGGCCAACCTCCCACGAGGTAACGTGCGCCACCTCGCCGAGGGTATTCTGTATGGGTGTTCGGACGTAAAAAGGAAGAGCCCAGCGCTCAGTCAGTAGTAGACCAGGCCTACGCCACCGCCCCGGGACCGGGTGCCGGTAAGGGCACCCCTACGCCCAAGCGGAAGGCCCAGGAAGCAGCCCGGAAACGCCCCCTGGTGCCCACCGACCGCAAGGCCTCGAAGGCTGCGGAAAGGGTGGCAATTCAGGACCAGCGCCAGAAAATGCGCCAGGCCCTGGACACCGGTGACGAGAAGTTCCTCCCCCTACGGGACAAGGGACCCCAGAAGCGGTACGTGCGCGACTACGTCGATGCCCGTTTCAGCCTGGGCGAATACCTCATGTTCGGAGCTTTGCTGTTCGTCGTGATCTCGCTGATCATTCCGCCCACCAGCGCCGGCATCAGCTACGTCCTTGTCGGCTTCTGGATCATGTTCCTCGCAGTCTTCGTTGACGTGTTCATCCTGTCGCGCAAGCTCCGCAAACAGCTGACAGCAAAATTCGGCGAGGTTGAGCGCGGATCCGTTTGGTACGGCTGCATGCGTGCGCTCCAGTTCCGCAAGCTTCGCCTGCCCAAGCCACAGGTGAAGCGCGGGCAGTACCCGGCCTAGTAGCCACACCATTCAAAAGGAGACCCCGGACCATTGGTCCGGGGTCTCCTGCTTTTGCGCT is from Paenarthrobacter nicotinovorans and encodes:
- a CDS encoding DUF3043 domain-containing protein, which produces MFGRKKEEPSAQSVVDQAYATAPGPGAGKGTPTPKRKAQEAARKRPLVPTDRKASKAAERVAIQDQRQKMRQALDTGDEKFLPLRDKGPQKRYVRDYVDARFSLGEYLMFGALLFVVISLIIPPTSAGISYVLVGFWIMFLAVFVDVFILSRKLRKQLTAKFGEVERGSVWYGCMRALQFRKLRLPKPQVKRGQYPA